The window GTTGAATAAAAAACCTTCATTGAAAAATGAAGGTTTTTTATGTCAAAGTTAAATTTACTTCTTCTTAAACTCAGTAATCGTTTTCTCAATGATATCACAACATTCGTTGATCTGCTCTTCAGTAATTACTAAAGGTGGCGCAAATCGAATAATGTTACCATGAGTTGGTTTTGCTAATAATCCATTTTCTTTTAATGCCATACAGATATCCCAAGCTGTAGAGCTATCTTCTGAATCATTGATCACTATGGCATTTAATAAACCTTTACCACGAACTAAGGTCACCAAATCAGATTTCTCGATGAACTTTTGCATACGCTCCCTGAATAATTCACCTAATTTACGAGCATTTTGAGCTAGTTTCTCATCTTTAACAACGTCAAGTGCAGTTACAGCAACTGCAGTTCCTAATGGGTTACCTCCAAAAGTAGAACCATGCGTACCTGGTGTTAGTACTTCCATAATAGGATCATTTGCTAAAACTGCCGATACAGGATAGAATCCTCCTGATAGTGCTTTACCTAATATTAAAATATCGGGTTCAACATAAGTAGGCTGCTTTTCGCAATGCCCCTGGCAAGTACAATCACCACAAACTGCTAATAAACTACCGGTTCTCGCAATACCGGTTTGAATTTCATCTGCAATGAACAATACATTATGCTTTTTACAGATCTCCTTACATTTTTTCATGTAATCATTATCCGGTCTGTAAACTCCAGCTTCACCTTGAATTGGTTCTACTAAAAACCCAACAATATTATCTTCGCCCTGTAAAATTTTCTCTAAGGCATCAGAGTCGTTATATGGTATTTTTACGAAGCCAGGAGTATAAGGTCCAAAATGATTTTTAGCAGTATCGTCACTTGAGAATGAAAGGATAGTTGTAGTTCTTCCGTGGAAGTTTTGTTCTGCTACGATTATTTTCCCAGCATTCGGAGAGATTCCATTTTTTTCATAAGCCCATTTTCTAGCTATTTTTAATGCAGATTCTACTGCCTCAGCACCAGAGTTCATGGCTAAAACTTTATCGAAACCGAAGTATTCACTCACATATTTCTCAAAAGGACCTAATATGTTATTATAAAATGCTCTTGAAGTAAGCGTTAAAGTTTCTGCTTGTTTTTTAAGTGTTTCTAATATTCTTGGATGACTGTGTCCTTGGTTCACTGCACTATATGAAGATAAAAAGTCATAATATTTTTTACCTTCAACATCCCATAGGAAAACACCATCACCTTTAGCCAATACCGCTGGTAAAGGATGATAATTATGAGCCCCATACTTATCTTCCATCTCAATGGCTTGTTGACTACTCTTGATTTCTTCCATCATAACATTTAAATGTTTAAAAATTCTTAAATTGCACACTCTTATAAATGTAAAACTAACAAAACAGGACGGCAATCCCTTAGAATTCCAAAAAAAATAGCTGGTATTTTTAAGGTAAGGTTTGTGATTATCAAAATATTGCCGATATTTGCAGACCAATTTGAAATCGACAACAAAAATAATTTAAATAGATATGGCACGAGTTTGTCAAATTACCGGAAAGAGACCTCAGGTGGGAAATAATGTTTCTCACTCCAACAATAAAACCAAAAGAAGATTCTTGCCAAACTTGCAGAAGAAAAGGTTTTACATTCCTGAGGAGGATAAGTGGATCACGTTAAAAGTGTC is drawn from Marivirga arenosa and contains these coding sequences:
- the rocD gene encoding ornithine--oxo-acid transaminase, with the translated sequence MMEEIKSSQQAIEMEDKYGAHNYHPLPAVLAKGDGVFLWDVEGKKYYDFLSSYSAVNQGHSHPRILETLKKQAETLTLTSRAFYNNILGPFEKYVSEYFGFDKVLAMNSGAEAVESALKIARKWAYEKNGISPNAGKIIVAEQNFHGRTTTILSFSSDDTAKNHFGPYTPGFVKIPYNDSDALEKILQGEDNIVGFLVEPIQGEAGVYRPDNDYMKKCKEICKKHNVLFIADEIQTGIARTGSLLAVCGDCTCQGHCEKQPTYVEPDILILGKALSGGFYPVSAVLANDPIMEVLTPGTHGSTFGGNPLGTAVAVTALDVVKDEKLAQNARKLGELFRERMQKFIEKSDLVTLVRGKGLLNAIVINDSEDSSTAWDICMALKENGLLAKPTHGNIIRFAPPLVITEEQINECCDIIEKTITEFKKK
- the rpmB gene encoding 50S ribosomal protein L28, encoding MARVCQITGKRPQVGNNVSHSNNKTKRRFLPNLQKKRFYIPEEDKWITLKVSASAIRTINKNGITSVLKKARENGNVLV